Proteins from a genomic interval of Lolium perenne isolate Kyuss_39 chromosome 1, Kyuss_2.0, whole genome shotgun sequence:
- the LOC127300505 gene encoding transportin MOS14 — MEAQATATVKEALSALYHHPDDAIRTAADRWLQKFQHTLDAWQVADTLLHDEKSNLETLIFCSQTLRSKVQRDFEELPSEAFRPLQDSLYGLLKKFNKGPPKVRTQICIAIAALAVHVPVEDWGGGGIVNWLGDEMQSQQEFIPGFLELLIVLPQETSSYKIAARPERRKQFENDLCSSANVALSLLTACLGFDEMKEQVMEGFASWLRFCHGITASTLASHPLVHMALSLLNTDQFLEAAVNVTSELIHFTVSRDSSGVTEQFPLIQILIPHVMGLKEQLKDSSKDEEDVKAIARLFADMGDSYVDLIATGSGDAMQIVSALLEVTSHSEFDISSMTFNFWHHLKRNLIGRDSYTSCGSEMSIDAERNRRMQIFRPPFEVLVSLVSSRVEYPEDYNTFSEEDRRDFRHARYAVSDVLLDATDVLGGDSTLKILFMKLIQACGSGAEQNQNWQPVEAALFCIQAIAKSVSIEEKEILPQVMPLLPRFPHQEQLLHTVCSTIGAFSKWIDAAPAELLILPPLVDILNKGMSTSEDTAAAASMAFKYICEDCRGKFSGSLDGLFQIYHVAVSGVGGYKVSSEDSLYLVEALSVVITTLPPDHARRAVELICMPVINSLQEIIQQGEDALQQVPARQLTIHIDRLSSIFSNVKLPEVVAEAVNKYWPTLKVIFDHRAWDTRTMESLCRACKFAVRTCGRCMGITIGAMLLEIQTLYQKHNQSCFLYLSSEVIKIFGSDPSCASYLTCLIQTLFNHTIQLLRTIQDFTARPDIADDCFLLASRCIRYCPDLFVPTETFPRLVDCAMAGITIQHREACKSILCFLSDTFDLAKSPEGEKYRELINTIVLQRGATLTRVMIASLTGALPSGRLEEVSYVLLSLSRAFGGNMLSWTRDCIAFIPPQALTDSERSRFLTIISDASSGSSLGSLTDRFAEISEVCRRNKAVQEIVQAALQPHDLNFMGVPQHS, encoded by the exons ATGGAGGCCCAGGCCACGGCCACGGTCAAGGAGGCGCTCTCGGCGCTGTACCACCACCCCGACGACGCCATCCGCACCGCCGCCGACCGGTGGCTGCAGAAGTTCCAGCACACGCTCGATGCGTGGCAG GTAGCTGACACCTTACTTCATGACGAAAAGAGTAATTTAGAGACTCTCATCTTCTGTTCTCAGACACTCAGAAGCAAG GTGCAAAGAGACTTTGAAGAGTTACCGTCAGAAGCTTTTCGACCATTGCAAGATTCTCTATAT GGATTGCTGAAGAAATTTAATAAAGGACCACCAAAAGTTAGAACACAG ATTTGCATTGCAATTGCTGCTCTGGCCGTGCACGTCCCTGTGGAGGACTGGGGAGGTGGTGGAATTGTGAATTGGCTAGGCGATGAAATGCAATCTCAACAAGAATTCATCCCAGGCTTCCTCGAACTGCTTATTGTTTTGCCACAG GaaacttcaagttacaaaatagctGCTCGCCCCGAAAGGCGCAAACAATTTGAGAATGACCTTTGTTCATCAGCTAATGTTGCTCTTAGTCTATTGACTGCTTGCTTGGGTTTTGATGAGATGAAAGAACAG GTTATGGAGGGTTTTGCTTCTTGGCTCCGTTTCTGTCATGG GATCACTGCATCTACCCTTGCTTCACATCCTTTGGTTCATATGGCACTCTCTTTGTTGAACACTGATCAATTTTTGGAGGCAGCTGTAAATG TTACCTCTGAGTTGATACACTTTACCGTATCTCGAGATTCTAGTGGCGTCACTGAACAATTTCCGCTGATTCAAATTCTCATCCCTCATGTTATGGGTCTCAAAGAGCAGCTCAAAGACTCATCTAAG GATGAAGAAGATGTAAAAGCTATTGCTCGTTTATTTGCAGACATGGGTGATTCCTATGTCGATTTGATTGCAACAG GTTCAGGTGATGCCATGCAAATAGTGAGTGCGCTGCTAGAAGTTACTTCTCACTCAGAATTTGATATCTCCTCCATGACGTTTAATTTCTGGCACCATCTTAAGCGTAACCTGATTGGGAG GGACTCGTACACATCGTGTGGATCTGAGATGTCAATTGACGCTGAGAGAAATAGAAGGATGCAGATATTCCGTCCTCCGTTTGAGGTTCTTGTTTCCCTG GTCAGTTCCCGAGTTGAATACCCCGAGGACTACAACACTTTCTCGGAGGAAGACCGGAGGGATTTCAGACATGCTAGATACG CTGTTAGTGATGTGCTACTTGATGCAACCGATGTCCTTGGAGGTGACTCGACACtgaaaatacttttcatgaagctAATTCAG GCATGTGGAAGCGGTGCTGAACAAAACCAGAATTGGCAACCAGTAGAGGCTGCACTGTTCTGTATACAAGCCATAGCTAAATCGGTTTCTATTGAAGAGAAGGAAATATTACCACAG GTTATGCCACTGCTTCCCAGGTTTCCTCATCAAGAACAGTTGCTACATACAG TTTGTTCGACCATTGGAGCATTTTCGAAATGGATTGATGCTGCCCCAGCTGAACTGCTCATCCTACCACCTTTGGTGGATATTCTTAACAAGGGTATGAGTACATCAGAGGATACAGCTGCAGCTGCTTCTATGGCATTTAAGTATATATGTGAAG ATTGCAGGGGAAAGTTCTCGGGTTCATTGGATGGCCTTTTCCAGATCTATCATGTTGCAGTAAGTGGAGTTGGCGGTTACAAAGTTTCTTCAGAGGACTCGTTGTATTTGGTTGAAGCCTTAAG TGTGGTTATTACGACGCTTCCACCAGACCATGCTAGAAGAGCAGTGGAGTTAATCTGCATGCCAGTAATTAATAGCTTGCAG GAAATAATTCAGCAAGGTGAAGATGCTCTTCAACAAGTTCCTGCTCGGCAATTGACCATCCACATAGACCGGTTATCGAGCATTTTTAG CAATGTGAAACTTCCAGAAGTAGTTGCTGAAGCTGTCAATAAATACTGGCCCACATTGAAAGTTATTTTTGATCA TCGGGCATGGGATACAAGGACCATGGAATCTCTATGTCGAGCTTGCAAATTTGCT GTAAGGACATGTGGGAGGTGTATGGGAATCACTATCGGTGCAATGCTTCTAGAAATCCAAACACTGTATCAGAAACACAATCAGTCTTGCTTCCTTTACCTATCCAGTGAAGTTATCAAG ATATTTGGTTCTGATCCATCTTGCGCGAGCTATCTTACATGTCTGATACAAACACTCTTCAACCATACAATACAGCTTCTCAGAACTATTCAA GATTTTACAGCTAGACCGGACATAGCTGATGACTGCTTTCTGCTTGCATCAAGATGTATCCGTTACTGTCCTGATCTATTTGTACCTACAGAGACGTTCCCAAGATTAGTTGACTGTGCGATGGCTGGCATAACTATACAGCACAG GGAGGCCTGCAAATCCATATTGTGTTTTCTATCTGACACCTTTGATCTTGCGAAATCACCCGAGGGGGAGAAGTATCGAGAACTAATAAACACAATTGTACTTCAGCGAGGTGCAACCCTTACCAGAGTTATGATTGCTTCCTTAACAGGGGCGCTACCGTCAGGTCGTTTAGAGGAG GTCTCATATGTTCTGCTGTCCCTTAGCCGAGCTTTTGGTGGGAATATGCTCAGTTGGACAAGAGATTGCATTGCCTTTATACCCCCACAAGCCCTAACAGATTCAGAGCGCTCAAGATTCTTGACAATTATTTCCGATGCATCATCGGGATCTAGTCTTGGTTCCTTAACGGATAGATTTGCTGAAATATCCGAGGTTTGCAGACGGAACAAAGCGGTGCAGGAAATAGTTCAAGCTGCTCTGCAGCCTCATGACTTAAACTTCATGGGTGTCCCGCAGCATTCTTGA